The following coding sequences are from one Geothrix sp. window:
- a CDS encoding type IV pilus twitching motility protein PilT, producing the protein MAQLDRLLTQVITKAGSRLELKADKKPRLELKSGEAIDLLPNPLPAVMVDVLAGDVVPSELKAAWQKDGQAEFDHDLSGQSFRIRLSRYMDTPQIQAEYQGPSRTPAAPAPKPAAAMEVAPAPKAPPAVAPAPTAAPRPQAPRVEPMSRKAQIHPLAEKLFATLLEKQGSDLHCTTHEPPLARIHGDMKELEGFGRLDSATLLEMMEALATPAVWQRFEEHHDADFAYGYEAGGCRLRVNYFHDRVGPGLVCRVIPNQLPDPDKLGLSDPVRRLATLSKGLVLVTGPTGSGKSTTLAAIVDLANQKRKDHILTIEDPIEFVHPRKGCLVNQREVGTHTDSFKSGLRAALREDPDVVLVGEMRDLETIAIALETAATGHLVFGTLHTSSAIGTIDRIVDQFPSDRQQQIRVMLADALKCVVSQVLLKKIGGGRVAALETLFVTPAIANLMREGKNFQIPSAMQTGRSYGQRLMNDALVDLIQGRKVEPMEAYLKCPDKETFIAACKRAGIPFDLRLGEVES; encoded by the coding sequence ATGGCCCAATTGGATCGTCTGCTCACCCAGGTCATCACGAAAGCCGGCAGTCGCCTGGAACTGAAAGCCGACAAGAAGCCCCGCCTGGAACTGAAATCCGGCGAGGCCATCGATCTGCTGCCCAACCCCTTGCCCGCCGTGATGGTCGACGTGCTGGCTGGAGACGTGGTCCCTTCCGAACTCAAGGCCGCCTGGCAGAAGGACGGGCAGGCTGAGTTCGACCATGACCTGTCCGGGCAGTCCTTCCGGATCCGCCTCAGCCGGTACATGGACACGCCTCAGATCCAGGCGGAGTACCAGGGTCCCTCGCGCACTCCGGCCGCCCCGGCCCCCAAGCCCGCCGCAGCCATGGAGGTGGCGCCTGCCCCGAAGGCGCCTCCCGCGGTTGCTCCGGCCCCCACCGCAGCGCCCCGGCCCCAGGCCCCGAGAGTTGAGCCCATGTCCCGGAAAGCGCAGATTCACCCCCTGGCCGAGAAGCTCTTCGCGACCCTCCTGGAGAAGCAGGGCTCCGATCTGCACTGCACCACCCATGAGCCTCCCCTGGCCCGCATCCATGGCGACATGAAGGAGCTGGAGGGCTTCGGCAGGCTGGATTCCGCCACGCTCTTGGAGATGATGGAGGCCCTGGCCACGCCGGCCGTCTGGCAGCGTTTCGAGGAACACCACGATGCCGACTTCGCGTATGGCTACGAGGCAGGCGGCTGCCGGCTCCGGGTCAACTACTTCCACGACCGGGTTGGCCCCGGCCTGGTCTGCCGGGTCATCCCCAACCAGCTGCCGGACCCCGACAAGCTGGGCCTGTCAGACCCGGTGCGGCGCCTGGCCACCCTGTCCAAGGGACTCGTGCTGGTCACCGGCCCCACGGGCAGCGGCAAGTCGACCACCCTGGCGGCCATCGTGGATCTGGCCAACCAGAAGCGGAAGGACCACATCCTCACCATCGAGGATCCCATCGAGTTCGTCCATCCCCGCAAGGGCTGCCTGGTGAACCAGCGGGAAGTGGGCACCCACACGGACAGCTTCAAGAGCGGGCTGCGCGCGGCCCTCCGCGAAGATCCCGACGTGGTGCTGGTGGGCGAGATGCGCGACCTCGAGACCATCGCCATCGCCCTGGAGACGGCCGCCACCGGACATCTGGTCTTCGGCACCCTGCACACGAGCAGCGCCATCGGCACCATCGACCGCATCGTGGACCAGTTCCCCTCCGACCGGCAGCAGCAGATCCGCGTGATGCTTGCCGACGCGCTGAAGTGCGTGGTCAGCCAGGTCCTGCTGAAGAAGATCGGGGGCGGGCGGGTGGCGGCCCTGGAGACCCTCTTCGTCACCCCCGCCATCGCGAACCTCATGCGCGAGGGGAAGAATTTCCAGATCCCCAGTGCGATGCAGACGGGCCGCAGCTATGGCCAACGCCTCATGAACGACGCCCTGGTCGACCTGATCCAGGGGCGGAAGGTGGAGCCCATGGAGGCCTACCTCAAGTGCCCCGACAAGGAGACCTTCATCGCTGCCTGCAAGCGGGCCGGCATCCCCTTCGATTTGAGGCTCGGAGAGGTCGAGAGCTGA
- a CDS encoding polyprenyl synthetase family protein: MSRLDLSRYFLPIAPKLAGVEAELQRILQSDVEVVQKLADHVRGGQGKRLRPALVMLSSRFCGAQGDDDVRFGAVFELIHTATLVHDDVIDHAQLRRGMPTLNRLWGNTLTVLFGDLLYLVAMDEAIACRSWRMMEILAQVTTRMTEGELIQNDVLFKLDTSRKDYFDIQERKTALLFSGCTETGAVLTGRSEADCLAMRGYGLEVGRAFQLIDDLLDYTATSAQLGKPAFSDLREGKLTLPMLTLLEKAPDEVRPLIRTIWDRGEEVPIPEVEEIKLRALIEKHDALAETRELATRASGNAVAHVTGVQGEPATGELLREIPEALLSRSM; encoded by the coding sequence ATGTCACGGCTCGACCTCTCCCGCTACTTCCTGCCCATCGCCCCCAAGCTGGCGGGCGTGGAGGCGGAGCTGCAGCGCATCCTGCAGAGCGACGTGGAGGTGGTCCAGAAGCTGGCGGACCACGTGCGGGGCGGGCAGGGCAAGCGCCTGCGGCCGGCCCTGGTGATGCTCTCCTCGCGGTTCTGCGGCGCGCAGGGCGACGATGACGTCCGCTTCGGAGCCGTCTTCGAGCTGATCCACACGGCCACCCTGGTGCACGACGACGTCATCGACCACGCGCAGCTCCGCCGCGGCATGCCCACCCTCAACCGCCTCTGGGGCAACACGCTGACCGTGCTCTTCGGCGACCTGCTCTACCTGGTGGCCATGGACGAGGCCATCGCCTGCCGCAGCTGGCGGATGATGGAGATCCTGGCCCAGGTCACCACGCGCATGACCGAGGGCGAGCTCATCCAGAACGACGTGCTCTTCAAGCTCGATACCAGCCGCAAGGACTACTTCGACATCCAGGAGCGGAAGACCGCGCTGCTCTTCAGCGGCTGCACCGAAACCGGAGCGGTCCTCACGGGCCGCAGCGAGGCCGACTGCCTGGCCATGCGTGGCTACGGATTGGAGGTGGGGCGAGCCTTCCAGCTCATCGACGACCTGCTGGACTACACGGCCACCAGCGCCCAGCTGGGCAAGCCGGCCTTCAGCGACCTGCGCGAAGGCAAGCTCACCCTGCCCATGCTCACCCTGCTGGAGAAGGCGCCGGACGAGGTGCGCCCCCTGATCCGCACCATCTGGGACCGTGGCGAGGAGGTGCCCATCCCCGAGGTGGAGGAGATCAAGCTCCGCGCCCTCATCGAGAAGCACGACGCCCTGGCCGAGACCCGGGAGCTGGCCACGCGCGCCTCGGGCAATGCGGTGGCCCACGTGACGGGGGTCCAGGGCGAACCTGCCACCGGTGAATTGTTGAGGGAGATCCCCGAGGCCCTGCTCTCGCGCAGCATGTAG
- a CDS encoding YajQ family cyclic di-GMP-binding protein, producing the protein MASECSFDVVCKVDLDEVKNAVSQAMKEIGQRYDFKGSVSKIELKDDKVLVLNSDDEVKLKAVIDVLQTKLHKRGVSIRSMTYGKLEPAAKGSVRQEVTIQQGIPVEKAKGLIKAIKDSKIKVQASIQGDQLRVSGKSRDDLQEVIALFKKDDQGLDLQFTNYRG; encoded by the coding sequence ATGGCCAGTGAATGTTCCTTCGATGTCGTGTGCAAGGTGGACCTGGACGAGGTGAAGAACGCCGTCTCCCAGGCCATGAAGGAGATTGGCCAGCGCTACGACTTCAAGGGGTCGGTCTCGAAGATCGAGCTGAAGGACGACAAGGTGCTCGTCCTCAACAGCGACGACGAGGTGAAGCTGAAGGCCGTGATCGACGTGCTGCAGACCAAGCTGCACAAGCGTGGCGTCAGCATCCGGAGCATGACCTACGGCAAGCTCGAGCCCGCGGCCAAGGGCAGCGTCCGCCAGGAGGTCACCATCCAGCAGGGCATCCCGGTGGAGAAGGCCAAGGGGCTCATCAAGGCCATCAAGGATTCGAAGATCAAGGTGCAGGCCAGCATCCAGGGCGACCAGCTGCGGGTGAGCGGCAAGAGCCGCGACGACCTGCAGGAGGTCATCGCCCTGTTCAAGAAGGACGACCAGGGCCTGGACCTGCAGTTCACCAACTACCGCGGCTGA
- a CDS encoding NUDIX hydrolase: MKLLHRHPEGFDPAVPWVQESESVRQDSRLFRQIVAQRRSPHTGREHAFYRLQGPDWVNVVAFTRAGELLVVEQFRHGIDAATLEIPGGGCDAGEAPGEAARRELREETGFASEHWVALGACTPNPATQNNRCHTFLALDCDPAGDLELDPAEELQVWACSWPEWQALMRRGEIHHALVLSAFQFLSLWEGWPDLLRRLEA; the protein is encoded by the coding sequence ATGAAATTGCTGCACCGCCATCCCGAGGGGTTCGATCCGGCCGTGCCCTGGGTCCAGGAATCGGAGAGCGTGCGCCAGGATTCCCGGCTCTTCCGCCAGATCGTCGCCCAGCGGCGGAGCCCCCACACCGGCCGCGAGCATGCCTTCTACCGGCTCCAGGGCCCTGACTGGGTCAACGTCGTGGCCTTCACGCGGGCGGGTGAGCTCCTGGTGGTCGAGCAGTTCCGGCACGGCATCGACGCGGCCACCCTGGAGATCCCCGGCGGTGGCTGCGATGCCGGTGAGGCTCCGGGAGAGGCCGCGCGGCGCGAGCTCCGGGAGGAGACGGGCTTCGCCTCGGAGCACTGGGTGGCCCTGGGCGCCTGCACCCCCAATCCCGCCACCCAGAACAACCGCTGCCACACCTTCCTGGCGCTGGACTGCGACCCGGCCGGGGATCTCGAGCTGGATCCGGCGGAGGAACTCCAGGTCTGGGCCTGTTCCTGGCCGGAATGGCAGGCCCTCATGCGGCGCGGCGAGATCCACCATGCCCTGGTTTTGAGCGCCTTCCAGTTCCTCAGCCTCTGGGAAGGCTGGCCCGACCTGCTGCGAAGACTGGAGGCCTGA
- a CDS encoding rhodanese-like domain-containing protein — protein sequence MFEAGPHLDPAAFKALDPALVQILDVREPWEYDRAHLPGALLIPLGELADRVAELDPGRPLAAYCHHGMRSLQALRFLKGVGFADLAHLAGGIDAYSRMDPTVPRY from the coding sequence GTGTTTGAGGCCGGCCCCCACCTCGACCCGGCCGCCTTCAAGGCCCTGGATCCCGCCCTCGTGCAGATCCTCGACGTGCGGGAACCCTGGGAGTACGACCGGGCCCACCTGCCCGGGGCGCTGCTCATCCCCCTGGGCGAGCTGGCGGATCGCGTCGCGGAGCTGGATCCGGGCCGGCCCCTGGCCGCCTACTGCCACCACGGCATGCGCAGCCTGCAGGCCCTGCGCTTCCTCAAGGGCGTGGGCTTTGCGGATCTGGCGCACCTCGCCGGTGGCATCGATGCCTACAGCCGGATGGATCCCACGGTGCCGAGGTACTGA
- the udk gene encoding uridine kinase, giving the protein MTDRPMLVGIVGGSGSGKTSVAAELVKRLREQGVAAMLQDMDAYYAPLEVVKGRFDGRPVNWDHPHAFDLELMAAHLSALHRGEPIRKPRYDFTLSDRTGWEEPIPPGQVVILEGLLLFALQELRELLDVKVFVDTDADIRILRRIRRDTRERGRSLESVMDQYENSVRPMHLEFVEPSKRWADLIVPTGVENRTALDIITHHICSRVLNREGLSRV; this is encoded by the coding sequence ATGACGGACAGGCCGATGCTGGTGGGCATCGTTGGGGGGTCCGGCAGCGGCAAGACCTCCGTGGCAGCGGAACTGGTGAAGCGGCTGCGGGAGCAGGGGGTCGCCGCGATGCTGCAGGACATGGACGCCTACTACGCGCCGCTGGAGGTGGTGAAGGGCCGCTTCGACGGCAGGCCCGTGAACTGGGACCACCCCCACGCCTTCGACCTGGAGCTGATGGCCGCCCACCTGTCCGCGCTACACCGGGGGGAACCCATCCGCAAACCCCGGTACGACTTCACCCTGTCGGACCGCACCGGCTGGGAGGAACCGATCCCGCCGGGCCAGGTCGTCATCCTGGAGGGCCTGCTACTCTTCGCGCTGCAGGAACTCCGGGAGTTGCTGGACGTGAAGGTCTTCGTGGACACCGACGCCGACATCCGGATCCTGCGGCGCATCCGGCGGGACACCCGCGAGCGGGGACGGAGCCTGGAGAGCGTCATGGACCAGTACGAGAACAGCGTGCGGCCCATGCACCTCGAGTTCGTCGAGCCCAGCAAGCGGTGGGCCGACTTGATCGTCCCCACGGGCGTGGAGAACCGCACGGCCCTGGACATCATCACCCACCACATCTGCAGCCGGGTCCTGAACCGGGAGGGGCTCTCCCGTGTTTGA
- the tdh gene encoding L-threonine 3-dehydrogenase — translation MRALLKTKREEGIWMGEAPMPEVGPNDVLIRVHKSAICGTDVHIYNWDEWAQKTIPVPMVVGHEYVGVIEQVGAEVEGYQPGDRVSGEGHITCGHCRNCRAGKRHLCRNTFGVGVNRTGSFAEYLSIPAFNVFKVPDNVPDDVAAIFDPYGNAAHTALSFDLVGEDVLITGAGPIGIMAVAIAKHVGARHVVITDVNEYRLDLARKMGATVAVNPIKKSLPEVMKDLGMTEGFDVGLEMSGNRNAFESMLEAMHHGGRIALLGILPGDCAVDWSQVIFKGLILKGIYGREMFETWYKMAAMVQSGLDITPVITHHYGIDDFQKGFDAMRSGQSGKVILDWGVK, via the coding sequence ATGCGAGCCCTGTTGAAGACCAAGCGCGAGGAAGGCATCTGGATGGGAGAGGCCCCCATGCCGGAGGTGGGACCCAACGATGTGCTGATCCGGGTCCACAAGAGCGCCATCTGCGGCACGGACGTCCACATCTACAACTGGGATGAATGGGCCCAGAAGACCATTCCCGTGCCCATGGTGGTGGGCCACGAGTACGTCGGCGTCATCGAGCAGGTGGGGGCCGAGGTCGAGGGCTACCAGCCCGGGGACCGGGTCAGCGGCGAGGGCCACATCACCTGCGGCCACTGCCGCAACTGCCGCGCGGGCAAGCGCCACCTCTGCCGCAACACCTTCGGCGTGGGCGTGAACCGCACGGGCTCCTTCGCGGAGTACCTCTCCATCCCCGCCTTCAATGTCTTCAAGGTGCCGGACAACGTGCCCGATGACGTGGCCGCCATCTTCGATCCCTACGGCAACGCCGCCCACACAGCCCTCAGCTTCGACCTGGTGGGCGAGGACGTGCTGATCACCGGCGCCGGTCCCATCGGCATCATGGCCGTGGCCATCGCCAAGCACGTGGGCGCCCGGCACGTGGTCATCACGGACGTGAACGAGTACCGGCTCGACCTGGCCCGGAAGATGGGCGCCACCGTGGCCGTGAACCCCATCAAGAAGAGCCTCCCCGAGGTCATGAAGGACCTGGGCATGACCGAGGGCTTCGATGTGGGCCTGGAGATGAGTGGCAACCGCAACGCCTTCGAATCCATGCTGGAGGCCATGCACCACGGGGGCCGCATCGCCCTGCTGGGCATCCTGCCCGGTGACTGCGCCGTGGACTGGAGCCAGGTGATCTTCAAGGGGCTCATCCTGAAGGGCATCTACGGCCGGGAGATGTTCGAGACCTGGTACAAGATGGCCGCCATGGTCCAGAGTGGCCTGGACATCACCCCCGTCATCACCCACCACTACGGCATCGACGACTTCCAGAAGGGCTTCGATGCCATGCGCAGCGGGCAGAGCGGGAAGGTGATCCTGGATTGGGGAGTGAAGTAG
- the asnB gene encoding asparagine synthase B: protein MCGIVSILNLDPVKSPLADLRRQALAMARKIRHRGPDWSGIFSDDHAILVHERLSIVDVEHGAQPLVDTLQGTVLAVNGEIYNHQELRHGLRETHDFQTLSDCEVILYLYDELKPRDFLNRMNGIFAFVLYDPKRETYLIARDPIGVIPLYVGWDRHDHLYVASEMKALVGHCERIREVPPGHYFLGHEADKGFQRYYEPDWAAPGHVPSEPYDPAKLRAALEAAVRRQLMCDVPYGVLISGGVDSSLVSAIAAQYREGRVEEGGSAPAWWPRIHSFAIGLKGAPDLAPARLVAEHIGAIHHEIHFTVQEGLDALSDVIHHVETFDVTTIRASTPMYLLMRKIRAMGIKMVLSGEGADEIFGGYLYFHKAPDGPELHFETVRKLQKLHLYDCARANKSSAAWGVEARVPFLDREFLDVAMRMDPSVKLPRNAARPRPIEKFPLRQAFDGFIPDEVLWRQKEQFSDGVGYAWINALKATAEREISDGMMAGAAERFPVKTPETKEAYFYRQLFEHHFPSATAVNCVPYERSVACSTETALRWDASFAKMTDPSGRAVMDVHDQGYQESGKA from the coding sequence ATGTGCGGCATCGTCAGCATCCTCAACCTGGACCCCGTCAAGTCCCCCCTGGCCGACCTGCGCCGGCAGGCGCTGGCCATGGCCCGCAAGATCCGCCACCGGGGCCCGGACTGGAGCGGCATCTTCAGCGATGACCACGCGATCCTCGTCCACGAGCGCCTCTCCATCGTGGATGTGGAGCACGGGGCCCAGCCTCTCGTCGACACCCTCCAGGGCACGGTGCTGGCGGTCAACGGCGAGATCTACAACCACCAGGAGCTGCGGCACGGCCTGCGGGAGACCCACGACTTCCAGACCCTCTCGGACTGCGAGGTGATCCTCTACCTCTACGACGAGCTCAAGCCCCGCGACTTCCTCAACCGCATGAACGGGATCTTCGCCTTCGTGCTCTACGATCCCAAGCGCGAGACCTACCTCATCGCCCGGGATCCCATCGGCGTCATTCCCCTCTACGTGGGCTGGGACCGCCACGACCACCTCTACGTCGCCTCGGAGATGAAGGCCCTCGTGGGTCACTGCGAGCGCATCCGCGAGGTGCCGCCAGGCCACTACTTCCTGGGTCACGAGGCCGACAAGGGGTTCCAGCGCTACTACGAGCCCGACTGGGCGGCGCCGGGCCATGTCCCCTCGGAGCCCTACGACCCCGCTAAACTCCGCGCCGCCCTGGAGGCCGCCGTGCGGCGCCAGCTCATGTGCGACGTGCCCTACGGCGTGCTCATCTCCGGCGGCGTGGATTCGTCGCTCGTCTCGGCCATCGCCGCCCAGTACCGGGAAGGACGCGTGGAGGAGGGCGGCTCGGCCCCGGCCTGGTGGCCCCGGATCCACTCCTTCGCCATCGGCCTGAAGGGCGCGCCGGACCTGGCTCCCGCCCGGCTGGTGGCCGAGCACATCGGCGCCATCCACCACGAGATCCACTTCACCGTGCAGGAGGGCCTGGACGCCCTCTCTGACGTGATCCACCACGTCGAGACCTTCGACGTCACCACCATCCGGGCCTCGACGCCCATGTACCTCCTCATGCGGAAGATCCGCGCCATGGGCATCAAGATGGTGCTGTCCGGTGAAGGCGCGGACGAGATCTTCGGCGGCTACCTCTACTTCCACAAGGCGCCGGACGGACCGGAGCTCCATTTCGAGACGGTGCGCAAGCTCCAGAAGCTGCACCTCTACGACTGCGCCCGCGCCAACAAGTCCAGCGCCGCCTGGGGCGTGGAGGCACGCGTCCCCTTCCTGGACCGGGAGTTCCTGGACGTGGCCATGCGCATGGATCCCTCCGTGAAGCTGCCCCGGAACGCCGCCCGCCCCCGCCCCATCGAGAAGTTCCCCCTGCGCCAGGCCTTCGACGGCTTCATCCCCGACGAGGTGCTCTGGCGCCAGAAGGAACAGTTCTCCGATGGCGTGGGCTACGCCTGGATCAACGCCCTCAAGGCCACGGCCGAGCGGGAGATCAGCGACGGCATGATGGCCGGGGCCGCGGAGCGCTTCCCCGTGAAGACCCCCGAGACCAAGGAAGCCTACTTCTACCGCCAACTTTTCGAACATCACTTCCCCAGCGCCACCGCCGTGAACTGCGTGCCCTACGAGCGCAGCGTGGCCTGCAGCACGGAGACGGCCCTCCGCTGGGACGCCTCCTTCGCCAAGATGACCGATCCCTCCGGCCGGGCCGTCATGGACGTCCACGATCAGGGCTACCAGGAGTCCGGGAAGGCGTGA
- a CDS encoding PilZ domain-containing protein — MTHPPEQRRYRRVPIAYEVKLIVEERMISFPSAIDLSLGGILVDGRSPLPVGTNCGVAILLGAGSPGKRIVTRGMVVRADDRGIAIAFSKTLDPGSVESLKALIHSLDPGAEEPCGPPEHPAPPRPGLRNP; from the coding sequence ATGACCCATCCCCCCGAACAACGCCGCTACCGCCGCGTCCCCATCGCCTACGAAGTGAAGCTGATCGTCGAAGAACGCATGATCAGCTTCCCTTCTGCCATCGACCTCAGCCTGGGGGGCATCCTGGTGGACGGGCGCAGCCCGCTGCCCGTCGGCACCAACTGCGGCGTGGCCATCCTGCTCGGGGCCGGGAGCCCAGGGAAGCGGATCGTGACCCGGGGTATGGTGGTGAGGGCCGATGACCGGGGCATTGCCATCGCGTTCTCCAAGACCCTCGATCCCGGCAGCGTGGAATCGCTCAAGGCCCTGATCCATTCCCTGGACCCGGGTGCGGAGGAACCCTGCGGACCACCGGAACACCCCGCCCCACCCCGTCCCGGCCTGCGAAACCCGTAG
- a CDS encoding rhodanese-like domain-containing protein, whose translation MPSKLSATSARMLALAGFAGLAALLSNALQPPSRHLAWSGFRPPSPISPPGNVAPPEPPVPAKAPTLPLSPTPPIRPAALPIPRPGVEAAPPPAAPSSPIQEITSQEAWKAFQAGLPFLDARRSVDYAAGHVAGAWCSPVWESDLEDRLLAFKAARRPGPEDPIVIYCSGGDCRDSHLLAERLLGEGYFHLLIYRDGFPDWVAQKHPVEKGQP comes from the coding sequence GTGCCCTCCAAGCTCAGCGCCACCTCGGCCCGCATGCTGGCCCTGGCCGGGTTTGCGGGCCTGGCGGCCCTGCTGTCCAATGCCCTGCAGCCGCCCTCCCGGCACCTGGCCTGGTCGGGGTTCCGTCCCCCCAGCCCGATTTCACCACCAGGAAACGTGGCCCCCCCCGAGCCGCCGGTGCCCGCCAAGGCGCCGACCCTGCCCCTGAGCCCGACCCCTCCCATCCGCCCTGCGGCGCTCCCCATTCCCAGACCAGGCGTCGAAGCAGCCCCACCACCCGCGGCCCCCTCGAGCCCCATCCAGGAGATCACCAGCCAGGAGGCCTGGAAAGCCTTCCAGGCCGGCCTGCCCTTCCTCGATGCCCGGCGGAGCGTGGACTACGCCGCCGGCCATGTCGCCGGAGCCTGGTGTTCCCCAGTCTGGGAATCGGATCTGGAGGACCGGCTCCTCGCCTTCAAGGCCGCCCGGCGGCCGGGTCCCGAGGATCCCATCGTCATCTACTGCAGCGGCGGGGACTGCCGGGATTCCCACCTCCTCGCAGAGCGACTCCTGGGCGAGGGCTACTTCCACCTGCTCATCTACCGGGATGGTTTCCCCGACTGGGTGGCCCAGAAGCACCCGGTGGAGAAGGGCCAGCCATGA
- a CDS encoding MauE/DoxX family redox-associated membrane protein: MRAWLRHPSVTLAARLILGLVFIAAALPKLADPPAFAKAIWGYALFPGWSLSPLALVLPWLEMFCGLALCLGIWTRAAALWLGALLLSFCLALGFNLARRHPVDCGCFGGAAPKTETERLADMRWLILRDAALLLLVAHLLTATRNRKGMGN; this comes from the coding sequence ATGAGGGCCTGGCTGCGCCATCCCAGCGTGACCCTGGCCGCCCGCCTCATCCTCGGCCTGGTCTTCATCGCCGCCGCCCTGCCCAAGCTCGCGGATCCGCCGGCCTTCGCCAAGGCCATCTGGGGTTATGCCCTGTTCCCGGGCTGGAGCCTGAGTCCGCTGGCCCTCGTCCTGCCCTGGCTGGAGATGTTCTGCGGGCTGGCCCTCTGCCTGGGCATCTGGACCCGGGCAGCCGCCCTGTGGCTCGGGGCGCTGCTCCTGTCCTTCTGCCTGGCCCTCGGTTTCAACCTGGCACGCCGCCATCCGGTGGACTGCGGCTGCTTCGGCGGGGCCGCCCCCAAGACCGAGACCGAGCGCCTCGCCGACATGCGCTGGCTGATCCTGCGCGACGCGGCCCTGCTCCTGCTGGTCGCACACCTGCTCACGGCGACCCGGAATAGAAAAGGAATGGGGAATTAA
- a CDS encoding glycine C-acetyltransferase: MNSAYLTHLNREIELLKEAGLYKTERVITSPQQPQMQANGRDVICLCANNYLGLANHPEVIRAARGVMDAHGFGMASVRFICGTQDIHRELEQKLAAFLGFEDTQLYSSCFDANGAIFEGLLGEEDAIISDALNHASIIDGIRLCKAKRFRYANSDMADLEAQLKAADEAGARFKLVVTDGVFSMDGYIAKLGEICDLAERFGAMVMVDDSHAVGFMGANGRGTHEHCGVMGRVDFMTGTFGKALGGASGGYIAGRQVAIDWLRQKARPYLFSNSVAPTIVAATLKVLDLLKNSQGLIKQVHENARYFRAGMEQAGFKLLPGEHPIVPVMLYEAPLAQEFAKRLLDEGVYVIGFFFPVVPKGLARIRAQMSAAHTRADLDHAIAAFTKVGRELGVIS; the protein is encoded by the coding sequence GTGAATTCCGCCTACCTGACCCACCTCAACCGCGAGATCGAGCTGCTGAAGGAGGCCGGGCTCTACAAGACCGAGCGGGTCATCACCTCGCCCCAGCAGCCCCAGATGCAGGCCAACGGGCGGGACGTCATCTGCCTCTGCGCCAACAACTACCTGGGCCTGGCCAACCACCCCGAGGTCATCCGGGCGGCCAGGGGGGTCATGGACGCCCACGGCTTCGGCATGGCCTCGGTGCGCTTCATCTGCGGCACCCAGGACATCCACCGGGAGCTGGAGCAGAAGCTGGCCGCCTTCCTGGGTTTCGAGGACACCCAGCTGTACTCCAGCTGCTTCGATGCCAACGGCGCCATCTTCGAGGGCCTGCTGGGGGAGGAGGACGCCATCATCAGCGACGCCCTCAACCACGCCTCCATCATCGATGGCATCCGCCTCTGCAAGGCCAAGCGCTTCCGCTACGCCAACTCCGACATGGCCGACCTGGAAGCCCAGCTCAAGGCCGCCGACGAGGCGGGCGCGCGCTTCAAGCTGGTGGTGACCGATGGGGTGTTCAGCATGGACGGCTACATCGCCAAGCTGGGCGAGATCTGCGACCTGGCCGAGCGATTCGGCGCCATGGTGATGGTGGACGACAGCCATGCCGTGGGCTTCATGGGCGCCAATGGCCGCGGCACGCACGAACACTGCGGGGTCATGGGCCGGGTGGACTTCATGACGGGCACCTTCGGCAAGGCCCTCGGCGGCGCCTCGGGCGGCTACATCGCCGGCAGGCAGGTGGCCATCGACTGGCTGCGGCAGAAGGCCCGTCCGTACCTGTTCTCGAACTCCGTGGCCCCCACCATCGTGGCCGCCACGCTGAAGGTGCTGGACCTGCTCAAGAACAGCCAGGGCCTCATCAAGCAGGTGCACGAGAACGCCCGCTACTTCCGGGCTGGCATGGAGCAGGCCGGCTTCAAGCTGCTGCCCGGCGAGCACCCCATCGTGCCCGTCATGCTCTACGAGGCCCCCCTGGCCCAGGAGTTCGCCAAGCGCCTGCTCGACGAGGGCGTCTACGTCATCGGCTTCTTCTTCCCCGTGGTGCCCAAGGGCCTGGCCCGCATCCGCGCCCAGATGAGCGCCGCCCACACCCGCGCCGACCTGGACCATGCCATTGCCGCCTTCACCAAGGTGGGCCGCGAACTGGGCGTCATCTCGTAG